In Triticum urartu cultivar G1812 chromosome 6, Tu2.1, whole genome shotgun sequence, the following proteins share a genomic window:
- the LOC125514694 gene encoding dnaJ homolog subfamily B member 3, which yields MLWEWEDGDEAARTGEEVPVDFDFFSFFAKPKDYYKILEVDYDASEETIRSSYIRLALKWHPDKKQDEEKATSRFQDINEAYQVLSNPVKRQEYDKKGVLYVQDQNAADYLNRHKGLILTCNGLGVRYSVW from the exons ATGTTGTGGGAGTGGGAGGAcggcgacgaggcggcgcggACGGGCGAGGAGGTCCCCGTCGATTTCGActtcttctccttcttcgccAAGCCCAAG GATTACTACAAGATACTGGAAGTTGATTATGATGCGTCGGAGGAGACAATAAGGTCGAGCTACATCCGTCTTGCGCTG AAATGGCACCCTGACAAGAAACAAGATGAAGAAAAGGCAACATCCAGATTTCAGGACATTAATGAGGCATACCAAG TTCTTAGCAATCCAGTAAAACGGCAGGAGTATGACAAGAAAGGTGTTTTATACGTTCAGGATCAGAATGCAGCG GATTACCTGAACCGACACAAGGGTTTAATACTGACATGCAATGGCCTTGGTGTAAGGTACTCGGTGTGGTGA
- the LOC125514693 gene encoding protein CURVATURE THYLAKOID 1A, chloroplastic-like has protein sequence MEVLVSTTAASAPLSSARVHRRPLPASVTFRAPARRGWRCRSAAPTRPDQVPSEEPASASGSATTTVVTDKPDAPDGEVSGGFVEVTVEDAPVSSPEADGGVDDLLGKLDIQVTPTTVILGGGALIALLILSKIISAIDSVPLLPNVLEIVGTGYSVWFITRYLLFKESRDELFAKFEDLKNNII, from the exons ATGGAGGTCCTCGTCTCCACAACCGCGGCCTCCGCTCCCTTATCCTCGGCCCGCGTCCACCGCCGGCCGCTCCCTGCCTCCGTGACCTTCCGCGCCCCGGCCCGACGAGGCTGGCGCTGCCGCTCCGCCGCGCCGACCAGGCCTGACCAGGTGCCGTCCGAGGAGCCCGCGTCGGCGTCGGGGTCCGCCACCACTACCGTCGTCACGGACAAGCCCGACGCGCCGGACGGGGAGGTCTCCGGTGGATTTGTGGAGGTGACGGTGGAAGATGCGCCGGTGTCGTCGCCCGAGGCGGATGGCGGCGTGGACGACCTACTCGGCAAG TTGGACATCCAAGTGACACCCACTACTGTCATCCTCGGAGGCggtgctttgattgctctgttgaTCCTATCTAAAATCATTTCTGCAATTGATTCTGTTCCCCTG CTTCCAAATGTGCTGGAAATCGTAGGAACTGGCTACTCAGTCTGGTTCATCACACGGTACCTCCTCTTTAAG GAAAGCAGAGACGAACTGTTTGCGAAATTTGAAGATCTGAAAAACAATATCATTTGA
- the LOC125514695 gene encoding multiple organellar RNA editing factor 3, mitochondrial-like: MAAVAVTRRRLSALLLSSRAIPRRLLLLTGAAASAPSAHPSPWAPPSRGAKTALPGRPGYSPLNDPSPNWSNRPPKETILLDGCDYEHWLIVMEFPADPKPSEEDMVAAYVKTLTAVLGSEEEAKKKIYSVCTTTYTGFGALISEELSYKVKGLPGVLWVLPDSYLDVPNKDYGGDLFVDGKVIHRPQFQFTERQQVRSRPRPRYDRRRETMQVERRETMQRGPSVQEHRPPFSKQVAQNNGQHEIVPPGRN; this comes from the exons ATGGCGGCTGTAGCCGTCACACGCCGGAGGCTCTCGGCGCTCCTCCTCTCCTCCCGCGCGATTCCCcgtcgcctcctcctcctcaccggCGCCGCCGCCTCTGCGCCCTCAGCCCACCCCTCTCCGTGGGCGCCGCCGTCGCGAGGGGCGAAGACGGCGCTGCCGGGAAGGCCCGGGTATTCTCCGCTTAACGACCCGTCCCCGAACTGGAGCAACCGGCCACCCAAGGAGACCATCCTGCTGGATGGCTGCGACTACGAGCACTGGCTCATTGTCATGGAGTTCCCCGCCGACCCCAAGCCCTCCGAGGAAGATATGGTGGCCGCCTACGTCAAGACCCTCACCGCTGTGCTCGGAAG TGAGGAGGAGGCAAAGAAGAAGATCTACTCAGTATGCACTACAACTTACACAGGGTTTGGTGCGTTGATTTCGGAGGAGTTATCATACAAAGTTAAAG GATTGCCGGGAGTTCTTTGGGTATTACCTGATTCATATTTGGATGTGCCTAACAAGGATTATGGAG GTGATCTCTTTGTAGATGGCAAAGTCATTCATAGGCCACAATTTCAGTTCACTGAGAGGCAGCAGGTAAGGAGCAGACCTCGTCCCCGCTATGACAGGCGACGAGAGACTATGCAGGTTGAGCGAAGAGAAACTATGCAGAGAGGTCCTTCAGTACAAGAGCACAGACCTCCGTTTTCTAAGCAGGTTGCTCAAAATAATGGGCAGCATGAAATCGTACCGCCAGGAAGGAACTAA
- the LOC125514698 gene encoding uncharacterized protein LOC125514698 isoform X2 — protein MATRPELIDDLLGEVLLRLPPDEPEHLFRAAIVCKSWLRIVCDPAFRRRYRAFHGAPPLLGLLHLLQVLQGSPAHRFASTTSMPDFPYPGSDGEGEHPTPLDCRHGRVLYHLVQGDSLVLVVSDPVTGDRRVLPAPGVDWFIWTAAVFCAADGCRHLDCQGGPFRVAFLGTGNDDRVVKANVYSSVTGAWSAPVCLDDGCEGYAQLKRDDIAKNFYHLPYVMPRRVAVIGDAVYFTLRSVDKIVKYNLPNKCFSMISQPPHDLAPMALMVMEDSSLGFACINNSSLCLWSRKVDPEAAAEWVQCRVIELKKIIPDVDLDWEPFVVGSAEGVGVIFISTDAGLFATELKSGRVRKVDEPGEYFSVLPYMSFYTPDRGRLLALAKTH, from the coding sequence ATGGCGACACGGCCGGAGCTGATAGACGACCTCCTCGGCGAGGtcctcctccgcctcccgccGGACGAGCCCGAGCACCTCTTCCGCGCCGCCATCGTCTGCAAGTCGTGGCTCCGCATCGTCTGCGACCCCGCCTTCCGCCGCCGCTACCGCGCCTTCCACGGAGCCCCTCCCCTCCTCGGCCTCCTCCACCTGCTCCAGGTCCTCCAAGGAAGCCCCGCGCACCGCTTCGCCTCCACCACGTCGATGCCGGACTTCCCCTACCCGGGCTCCGACGGCGAGGGCGAGCACCCCACCCCCCTCGACTGCCGCCACGGCCGCGTGCTCTACCACTTGGTGCAGGGCGACAGCCTGGTTCTCGTCGTCTCAGACCCCGTCACGGGCGACCGGCGCGTTCTGCCCGCGCCGGGCGTCGATTGGTTCATCTGGACCGCCGCGGTGTTCTGCGCCGCCGATGGCTGCCGACATCTCGACTGCCAAGGCGGCCCCTTCCGCGTGGCCTTCCTGGGCACCGGCAACGACGACCGTGTCGTTAAGGCGAACGTGTACTCATCGGTGACAGGTGCGTGGAGTGCGCCGGTATGCCTCGACGATGGCTGTGAAGGCTATGCCCAGCTCAAGCGAGATGACATTGCAAAAAACTTCTACCACCTACCCTATGTCATGCCTCGGCGAGTAGCCGTCATTGGAGATGCAGTCTACTTCACACTTCGGTCGGTTGACAAAATCGTCAAGTACAACTTGCCAAACAAGTGCTTCTCCATGATCAGCCAGCCGCCACACGATTTGGCCCCAATGGCTCTCATGGTGATGGAGGACAGTTCGCTGGGGTTTGCCTGCATCAACAATTCTAGCCTTTGTTTGTGGTCAAGGAAGGTGGATCCAGAAGCGGCTGCAGAATGGGTACAATGCAGGGTCATCGAGCTGAAGAAAATTATACCCGATGTCGATCTGGATTGGGAACCATTTGTGGTTGGTTCCGCAGAGGGTGTGGGTGTCATCTTCATAAGCACAGATGCTGGCTTATTCGCGACAGAGCTAAAGTCAGGGCGAGTCAGGAAGGTTGACGAGCCGGGAGAGTACTTTAGCGTCCTACCCTACATGAGCTTCTACACTCCAG
- the LOC125514698 gene encoding uncharacterized protein LOC125514698 isoform X1, translating into MATRPELIDDLLGEVLLRLPPDEPEHLFRAAIVCKSWLRIVCDPAFRRRYRAFHGAPPLLGLLHLLQVLQGSPAHRFASTTSMPDFPYPGSDGEGEHPTPLDCRHGRVLYHLVQGDSLVLVVSDPVTGDRRVLPAPGVDWFIWTAAVFCAADGCRHLDCQGGPFRVAFLGTGNDDRVVKANVYSSVTGAWSAPVCLDDGCEGYAQLKRDDIAKNFYHLPYVMPRRVAVIGDAVYFTLRSVDKIVKYNLPNKCFSMISQPPHDLAPMALMVMEDSSLGFACINNSSLCLWSRKVDPEAAAEWVQCRVIELKKIIPDVDLDWEPFVVGSAEGVGVIFISTDAGLFATELKSGRVRKVDEPGEYFSVLPYMSFYTPGIDRGRLLALAKTH; encoded by the coding sequence ATGGCGACACGGCCGGAGCTGATAGACGACCTCCTCGGCGAGGtcctcctccgcctcccgccGGACGAGCCCGAGCACCTCTTCCGCGCCGCCATCGTCTGCAAGTCGTGGCTCCGCATCGTCTGCGACCCCGCCTTCCGCCGCCGCTACCGCGCCTTCCACGGAGCCCCTCCCCTCCTCGGCCTCCTCCACCTGCTCCAGGTCCTCCAAGGAAGCCCCGCGCACCGCTTCGCCTCCACCACGTCGATGCCGGACTTCCCCTACCCGGGCTCCGACGGCGAGGGCGAGCACCCCACCCCCCTCGACTGCCGCCACGGCCGCGTGCTCTACCACTTGGTGCAGGGCGACAGCCTGGTTCTCGTCGTCTCAGACCCCGTCACGGGCGACCGGCGCGTTCTGCCCGCGCCGGGCGTCGATTGGTTCATCTGGACCGCCGCGGTGTTCTGCGCCGCCGATGGCTGCCGACATCTCGACTGCCAAGGCGGCCCCTTCCGCGTGGCCTTCCTGGGCACCGGCAACGACGACCGTGTCGTTAAGGCGAACGTGTACTCATCGGTGACAGGTGCGTGGAGTGCGCCGGTATGCCTCGACGATGGCTGTGAAGGCTATGCCCAGCTCAAGCGAGATGACATTGCAAAAAACTTCTACCACCTACCCTATGTCATGCCTCGGCGAGTAGCCGTCATTGGAGATGCAGTCTACTTCACACTTCGGTCGGTTGACAAAATCGTCAAGTACAACTTGCCAAACAAGTGCTTCTCCATGATCAGCCAGCCGCCACACGATTTGGCCCCAATGGCTCTCATGGTGATGGAGGACAGTTCGCTGGGGTTTGCCTGCATCAACAATTCTAGCCTTTGTTTGTGGTCAAGGAAGGTGGATCCAGAAGCGGCTGCAGAATGGGTACAATGCAGGGTCATCGAGCTGAAGAAAATTATACCCGATGTCGATCTGGATTGGGAACCATTTGTGGTTGGTTCCGCAGAGGGTGTGGGTGTCATCTTCATAAGCACAGATGCTGGCTTATTCGCGACAGAGCTAAAGTCAGGGCGAGTCAGGAAGGTTGACGAGCCGGGAGAGTACTTTAGCGTCCTACCCTACATGAGCTTCTACACTCCAGGTATAG